GGGCCGCCATGCAGCCGGTGCCGGCCGAGGTGATGGCCTGGCGGTAGATGTGGTCCTGCACGTCACCGGCCGCGAACACGCCCGGCACGCTGGTCATGGTGGCGAAGCCGTTCTGGCCGCCACGGGTCACCAGGTAGCCGTCCTTCATCTCCAGCTGGCCCTTGAAGATGTCCGTGTTGGGCTGGTGGCCGATGGCGATGAAGCAGCCCTTGACGGTCACTTCCTCGTCGGCGCCGCCGTTGACATCCTTCAGGCGCACGCCGGTCACGCCGCTCTGGTCGCCCAGCACCTCGTCCAGCGTCTTGTGCAGGTGCAGGACGATCTTGCCGGCGGCCACCTTCTCCATGACCTTGTCGATCATGATGGCCTCGGCGCGGAACTTGTCGCGCCGGTGGATCAGGTGCACCTTCTCGGCGATGTTGGACAGGTACAGGGCCTCTTCGACAGCGGTGTTGCCGCCGCCCACCACGCAGACCTCGTCACCGCGGTAGAAGAAGCCGTCGCAGGTGGCGCAGCCGCTCACGCCACGGCCCATGAAGCTCTGCTCCGAGGGCAGGCCCAGGTACTTGGCTGAGGCGCCGGTGGCGATCACCAGGGTGTCGCAGGTGTAGGTGCCCGAGTCGCCCTTGAGGGTGAACGGGCGCTGGGACAGGTTCACCTCGTTGATGTGGTCGAACACGATCTGGGTCTGGAAGCGCTCGGCGTGCTGCAGGAAGCGCTGCATCAGGTCCGGCCCCTGCACGCCCATCACGTCGGCGGGCCAGTTGTCCACCTCCGTGGTGGTCATCAGCTGGCCACCCTGGGCCATGCCGGTCACCAGCAGCGGCTTCAGGTTGGCGCGGGCCGCGTAGATGGCGGCGGTGTAGCCGGCCGGGCCGGAGCCGAGAATCAGGACCTGGGCATGGGTGGGGGTGGTGCTCATAGGGGACGCTCGCTGAAGGTGCGCCGCCGAGGGGCCGGGGACCGGATATGCTCGGGGGTACACAGGAATGACGTTCGGGCATTCTAGAGAACGGGCCGTCGGCGCGTCGCCGCGGGTCGCCAAATACAGAGTGCGAGGGGGTGATTGATGTCGATGCTGACCAACCTGGACTTGATCCGTCGGGTGCCGTTGTTCTCGATGCTGACGGAAGAGCAGGCCCAGCTGGTGGCGGATGGTGTGGTCAAGCGGCGCTACCGGCGCGGTGAGCTGGTGGTGGAGCAGGGCAAGAAGAGCAATGCCCTGTTCATCCTGCTCAACGGCCGCGCCCGCGTGCTGACGGCCGACGAGCGTGGTCGCGAAGTCATCCTGGCAGTGCTGGAGGCCGGCGACTATGTCGGCGAGATGAGCCTGATCGACAACCAGCCCCATTCCGCGTCGGTGCGCTGCGAGATCCAGTGCGACATGCTGATCCTGGGGCGATCCGAATTCGCCCGCTGCCTGCCCGAGAACTCCAGCCTGTCCTACGCCATCATGCGCGGCCTGGTGACGCGGCTGCGCAGCGCCGACCGCCAGATCGAATCCCTGGCCCTGCTGGATGTGTATGGACGTGTTGCACGGGCCCTGCTGGACATGGCCGAGGACGACAATGGCGACAAGGTGATCCGCGGCAAGGTGTCGCGGCAGGATCTGGCCAAGATCGTCGGTGCTTCGCGCGAGATGGTCAGCCGGGTCATGAAGGATCTGACCGAGCGCGGTGTGATCGAGAACTTGGACACGGGCGGCCTGCGCCTGAAGAACCGCGCGGGCTGAGGAACTGAATGCTTGAACGAGAGTGGGGGCGCATGGGTCGCCTCCGGAAGGGCGGTCGCTGATGCGCCGCACCCTGCCCCTGGGCAGCACACCCCCCGAGGCCGCCGCGACGGCACCCCGTGGCACCTGGTCCCGCCTGCGTCTGGCGCTGGGCGGTGTGCTGTGGGTGCTGGCCGCACTGGCACTGAGCAGTCGCAGCGGCGGCGACCCGGCCTTCACCACCTCTGGCACGGGGGCGCCCTTGCACAACTGGCTGGGGGTGCCCGGCGCCTGGGCGGCCGACATCGGGCTGATGCTGTTCGGTTTCTCGGTCTGGTGGCTGCTGGTCGCCGGTGCCCGGGCCTGGCTGGCGGGTCTGGCCGCCACGCTGCGCGAGGGGGCGGCCCCCCGTCCGCCTTACCGCTGGCTCACCCGCACCGCAGGCCTGGTGCTGCTGATGATGGCCAGTTGCGCGCTGGAGTGGACCCGCATCTACGGCTGGGAATCCCGCCTGCCGGGCCACGCTGGCGGCGCGCTGGGCTACCTGCTGGGGCCCTTGTCCATGCGCTGGCTGGGCTTCGGTGGTTCGGGCGTGCTGTGGATCGCCATGCTGGTGGCGGCCTTGCCAATGGCCCTCGGTTTTTCGTGGCTGCGGGTGGCCGACACCCTGGGCGGCTGGATCGACGGCGTGCGTGAGCACCGCCACCAACTGCGCGAGCAGGCCGAGGACATCCGCCTGGGCGAGCGGGCCCAGCGCGAGCGCGAGGCCGAGGTGGAGGTGGCCGTGGAGCGCGAGGTCGAGCAGCAGGCCCAGGCGCCGCTGGTGATCGAGCCGCCGGTGCTGGAGGTGCCCAAGTCCGAGCGGGTGCAGCGCGAGCGCCAGACCCCGCTGTTCAAGGAGCTGGTCAACACCAAGCTGCCGCAGGTCGATCTGCTGGACAAACCGCCCAGCCGGGTGGAGACGGTCACGCCCGAGTCGCTGGAGATGACCAGCCGGCTGATCGAGAAGAAGCTCTCGGACTTCGGTGTCGAGGTGCATGTGGTGGCGGCCCAGCCGGGGCCGGTCATCACCCGCTACGAGATCGAGCCGGCCACCGGCGTGAAGGGCTCGCAGATCGTCAACCTGGCCAAGGACCTGGCCCGCTCGCTGTCGCTGGTGTCCATCCGGGTGGTCGAGACCATCCCCGGCAAGAACCTGATGGCGCTGGAGCTGCCCAATGCCAAGCGCCAGACCATCCGCCTGGCCGAGATCCTGGGCTCGCAGATCTACAACGACGCCGCCTCGATGCTGACCCTGGCCCTGGGCAAGGACATCATCGGCGCGCCGGTGGTGGCCGACCTGGCCAAGATGCCGCACTGCCTGGTGGCCGGTACCACCGGCTCGGGCAAGTCGGTGGGCATCAACGGCATGATCCTCAGCCTGCTCTACAAGGCCGAGGCGCGCGATGTGCGCATGATCCTGGTGGACCCGAAGATGCTCGAGATGAGCGTCTACGAGGGCATCCCGCACCTGCTGTGCCCTGTGGTCACCGACATGAAGCAGGCGGGCAACGCGCTGAACTGGTGCGTGGGCGAGATGGAGCGCCGCTACAAGCTCATGAGCAAGATGGGCGTGCGCAACCTGGCGGGCTACAACAAGAAGCTCGACGAGGCCACCGCCCGCGGCGAACTCATTCCCAACCCCTTCAGCCTGACGCCGGAAGAGCCCGAGCCGCTGGAGCGCCTGCCTTACATCGTCATCATCATCGACGAATTGGCCGACCTGATGATGGTGGTCGGCAAGAAGATCGAGGAACTGATCGCCCGTCTGGCCCAGAAGGCGCGTGCGGCCGGCATCCACCTGGTGCTGGCCACCCAGCGGCCGTCGGTGGACGTGATCACCGGCCTGATCAAGGCCAACATCCCGACCCGCATGAGCTTCCAGGTCAGCAGCAAGATCGACAGCCGCACCATCCTCGACCAGATGGGCGCCGAGGCCTTGCTGGGCATGGGCGACATGCTCTACCTGGCCCCGGGCACCGGCCTGCCGGTGCGGGTGCACGGCGCCTTCGTGTCGGACGACGAGGTGCACCGCGTCGTCGAGGCCCTCAAGGCCCAGGGCGAGCCCAACTACATCGAGGGCATCCTTGAGGGCGGCACGCTCGATGGCGAAGGCGGCTCGGGCGGCGGTGGCGGCGAGGGTGCCGATGCCGAATCGGACCCGATGTACGACCAGGCCGTGGCCGTGGTGCTGCAGCATCGCAAGGCGTCCATCTCGCTGGTGCAGCGCCATCTGCGCATCGGCTACAACCGCGCGGCCCGTTTGCTGGAACAAATGGAGCAATCCGGGCTCGTATCTTCCATGGCGGGCAACGGCAACCGCGAGATCCTCCTGCCCAAGCGCGAGGAGTGAGCTCCGGCCGCCGGGCCGCGTTTTCGGCCTGCACAGGCAGGTCCTCATCCGATGTCGAATACTTCTTCCGTTTCCCGCCGCGCCCTGATGGGGCTCGGCCTCGGGCTGGGCTTGGGCTGGAGCCAGCTGGCCCTGGCCGCCGGTGCCGCCGATGCCCTGCGCGCCTTTGTGCAGGACGCCAAGGCCGGCCGGGCCGGCTTCACCCAGACAGTGCATGCGCCCAACGGCAACCGCACCAAGGTCTCCTCCGGGCGCTTCGAGTTCTCCCGGCCCAACCGCTTCCGTTTCGAATACCAGAAGCCCTATGCCCAGACCATCGTCAGCGACGGCGAGAAGGTCTGGTT
This sequence is a window from Ideonella dechloratans. Protein-coding genes within it:
- a CDS encoding Crp/Fnr family transcriptional regulator, whose amino-acid sequence is MSMLTNLDLIRRVPLFSMLTEEQAQLVADGVVKRRYRRGELVVEQGKKSNALFILLNGRARVLTADERGREVILAVLEAGDYVGEMSLIDNQPHSASVRCEIQCDMLILGRSEFARCLPENSSLSYAIMRGLVTRLRSADRQIESLALLDVYGRVARALLDMAEDDNGDKVIRGKVSRQDLAKIVGASREMVSRVMKDLTERGVIENLDTGGLRLKNRAG
- the trxB gene encoding thioredoxin-disulfide reductase produces the protein MSTTPTHAQVLILGSGPAGYTAAIYAARANLKPLLVTGMAQGGQLMTTTEVDNWPADVMGVQGPDLMQRFLQHAERFQTQIVFDHINEVNLSQRPFTLKGDSGTYTCDTLVIATGASAKYLGLPSEQSFMGRGVSGCATCDGFFYRGDEVCVVGGGNTAVEEALYLSNIAEKVHLIHRRDKFRAEAIMIDKVMEKVAAGKIVLHLHKTLDEVLGDQSGVTGVRLKDVNGGADEEVTVKGCFIAIGHQPNTDIFKGQLEMKDGYLVTRGGQNGFATMTSVPGVFAAGDVQDHIYRQAITSAGTGCMAALDAQRFLEQGEH
- a CDS encoding DNA translocase FtsK, coding for MRRTLPLGSTPPEAAATAPRGTWSRLRLALGGVLWVLAALALSSRSGGDPAFTTSGTGAPLHNWLGVPGAWAADIGLMLFGFSVWWLLVAGARAWLAGLAATLREGAAPRPPYRWLTRTAGLVLLMMASCALEWTRIYGWESRLPGHAGGALGYLLGPLSMRWLGFGGSGVLWIAMLVAALPMALGFSWLRVADTLGGWIDGVREHRHQLREQAEDIRLGERAQREREAEVEVAVEREVEQQAQAPLVIEPPVLEVPKSERVQRERQTPLFKELVNTKLPQVDLLDKPPSRVETVTPESLEMTSRLIEKKLSDFGVEVHVVAAQPGPVITRYEIEPATGVKGSQIVNLAKDLARSLSLVSIRVVETIPGKNLMALELPNAKRQTIRLAEILGSQIYNDAASMLTLALGKDIIGAPVVADLAKMPHCLVAGTTGSGKSVGINGMILSLLYKAEARDVRMILVDPKMLEMSVYEGIPHLLCPVVTDMKQAGNALNWCVGEMERRYKLMSKMGVRNLAGYNKKLDEATARGELIPNPFSLTPEEPEPLERLPYIVIIIDELADLMMVVGKKIEELIARLAQKARAAGIHLVLATQRPSVDVITGLIKANIPTRMSFQVSSKIDSRTILDQMGAEALLGMGDMLYLAPGTGLPVRVHGAFVSDDEVHRVVEALKAQGEPNYIEGILEGGTLDGEGGSGGGGGEGADAESDPMYDQAVAVVLQHRKASISLVQRHLRIGYNRAARLLEQMEQSGLVSSMAGNGNREILLPKREE